A genome region from Chitinophagales bacterium includes the following:
- a CDS encoding heme exporter protein CcmB, which yields MTTAILALIKYDFQREFRQRLSFLSIVLYVFAITYLLYFLLNTQGALVKMEVKYWNVIFWVIVLFTSINELIAQFSKESEGLYLYYYTTIHPVHFILARLFFHTLYALITAALTYFIFTLWFGSPVENYGLILLSIALGSSSFAILFTLTTALSKGLKNNAVLTSILGFPLCIPLITLVSRLSKEAFFSTTSDNFWINLTILIGFNLIMVVLSVILYPYIWRE from the coding sequence TTAAATATGACTTTCAGCGTGAATTTAGGCAGCGCTTATCCTTCCTTAGTATTGTGCTTTATGTATTCGCTATTACATACTTACTTTATTTCCTGCTCAATACTCAGGGTGCCTTGGTTAAGATGGAGGTTAAATACTGGAATGTTATTTTCTGGGTAATTGTTTTATTTACCTCTATCAATGAACTCATAGCCCAATTTAGTAAAGAATCGGAAGGGCTTTACCTTTATTACTATACGACTATTCATCCGGTTCATTTTATTTTAGCGCGATTATTTTTTCATACACTTTATGCCCTTATCACAGCGGCTCTGACTTATTTTATTTTTACACTGTGGTTTGGAAGTCCTGTAGAAAATTATGGTTTGATTCTGCTTTCAATAGCATTAGGCAGTAGCTCATTTGCCATATTATTTACTTTAACTACTGCTTTATCCAAAGGACTAAAAAATAATGCTGTATTGACCTCTATACTTGGTTTTCCGTTATGTATTCCTTTGATAACATTGGTTTCAAGATTGTCTAAAGAAGCTTTTTTTAGCACTACAAGTGATAATTTTTGGATAAATCTGACTATTTTAATAGGTTTTAATCTCATTATGGTGGTTTTGTCTGTAATTTTGTATCCTTATATTTGGCGTGAATGA
- the ccsA gene encoding cytochrome c biogenesis protein CcsA, translating into MIFLKQPILRFFCVFLIGYSLLGGLLLPLSPNIEKLDYRSKDSNLFVDIFVPKLNEDISLFYLKKSVLGDTSKLIIKPTTIVKKDCGYQLAFPHPNMFKEFQKGDVLDLVCHTQTWGGLRYFSAFYIDTIIGSQNLPLTEAIQIPEKKFHWSFPNRTILKESIRNLFYHVPMWFTMMALLIYSLIHSIIFLSSGKIVHDKKASISAGVASIFGVLGILTGMIWARYTWGAFWTNDPKLNGAAIGMLAYLAYFILRGSLEDEIKRAKLAAVYNIFSFTIYMVFIWILPRINDSLHPGNGGNPGFNVYEQDNVMRLFFYPAVLGWIFLGFWLTEIYVKLKER; encoded by the coding sequence ATGATTTTTTTAAAACAACCTATTTTACGTTTTTTCTGCGTTTTTTTAATTGGCTATAGCTTATTAGGAGGTCTTTTGTTGCCCCTCTCTCCCAATATTGAGAAGTTAGACTATAGATCAAAAGATAGTAATCTTTTTGTAGATATTTTTGTTCCGAAATTAAATGAAGATATCAGTCTATTTTATCTTAAAAAATCAGTACTTGGCGATACTAGTAAACTTATAATAAAGCCAACAACTATAGTAAAGAAAGATTGTGGTTATCAATTAGCCTTTCCTCACCCAAATATGTTCAAAGAATTTCAAAAGGGAGATGTGCTAGACTTGGTTTGTCATACTCAGACATGGGGAGGGTTGCGTTATTTTTCCGCCTTCTATATAGATACGATTATTGGTAGTCAAAATTTGCCGCTAACGGAAGCTATTCAAATTCCAGAAAAGAAGTTTCACTGGAGTTTTCCTAATAGGACCATTTTAAAGGAATCTATAAGAAATCTATTCTACCATGTACCTATGTGGTTTACTATGATGGCATTGTTGATTTATAGTTTAATACATTCTATTATCTTTTTATCTTCTGGAAAAATAGTTCATGATAAAAAAGCCTCTATCAGTGCAGGTGTGGCTAGTATTTTTGGCGTCTTGGGTATTTTGACAGGTATGATCTGGGCTAGATATACCTGGGGAGCTTTCTGGACCAATGACCCAAAATTAAACGGTGCAGCAATTGGTATGCTAGCATATTTGGCTTATTTTATATTGCGTGGTAGTTTAGAAGATGAGATCAAGCGGGCTAAATTAGCAGCAGTCTATAATATTTTCTCGTTCACGATTTATATGGTATTTATCTGGATACTTCCTCGCATCAATGATTCCCTACATCCAGGAAATGGAGGGAACCCCGGTTTTAATGTCTATGAGCAAGATAATGTCATGCGTCTCTTTTTCTATCCTGCTGTTTTAGGATGGATTTTTTTGGGTTTTTGGTTGACTGAGATATATGTAAAGTTAAAGGAAAGATAA